A window of the Anticarsia gemmatalis isolate Benzon Research Colony breed Stoneville strain chromosome W, ilAntGemm2 primary, whole genome shotgun sequence genome harbors these coding sequences:
- the LOC142985908 gene encoding uncharacterized protein LOC142985908: MKAMEQRNVYLEKCNSALEERANDLEKIDKEKNIEIACLMKNKDDENVKEVVKEVALKLCLNPDDIESAERLSSSNKPKTGGEPPRPIIVKLRSKQARDQWLQKRKIKLMNGDIYCNDNRMPININEDLTKTTKLLFWEARSQLKHQFKFIWIQNSNILVKKDEKEKIIRIKSENDIKKLLVDSKSSSSPTK, translated from the coding sequence ATGAAAGCTATGGAACAGAGGAATGTGTACTTAGAGAAATGCAATAGTGCGCTGGAAGAAAGGGCGAATGACTTGGAAAAAATagacaaagaaaaaaacatagaaatagCTTGTTTAATGAAGAACAAAGATGATGAGAATGTGAAGGAAGTGGTCAAAGAAGTCGCGTTGAAGCTTTGCTTGAATCCAGATGATATCGAGAGTGCTGAGAGGTTGAGTTCATCGAATAAACCTAAGACGGGGGGAGAACCACCCCGCCCGATCATAGTTAAACTGCGATCGAAGCAAGCCCGCGATCAATGGCTGCAGAAGCGAAAGATCAAGTTAATGAATGGCGATATATATTGCAATGATAACAGGATGCCTATAAACATAAATGAAGACCTAACTAAAACGACGAAATTATTGTTCTGGGAAGCAAGAAGCCAATTAAAGCATCAATTCAAATTTATATGGATTCAAAACTCGAACATATTAGTTAAGAAAGATGAGAAGGAAAAGATTATCCGCATAAAGAGTGAAAACGACATCAAGAAATTGCTTGTTGATAGTAAAAGCTCGAGCTCACCAACcaagtaa
- the LOC142985746 gene encoding uncharacterized protein LOC142985746 — protein IDLQKKWKHLRDYYVREKKKENNVRSGSSAAAKKRKTPYVEMLRFLDVLREMRPTTSNIEVEFYETSGEENQLQETGSESSNFSSKRASRKDQSMTMFQRSLINSMEKSSQDDSDSDKQFLLSLLPQMKKMSEAQNFDFRLDIMNLVKKYRFATTSTVQQCNIQSDQGNYEQGRLSLPQTSQFEHTGYYTTDYYTDSPQSATSQVSIEEDIEALMQS, from the coding sequence ATTGACCTCCAGAAAAAATGGAAACATCTCCGTGACTACTAtgttagagagaaaaaaaaagagaacaatGTTCGCAGTGGAAGTTCTGCTGCTGCAAAGAAGAGGAAAACGCCATACGTAGAAATGCTTCGTTTCTTAGATGTGTTAAGAGAAATGCGCCCTACAACTAGTAATATAGAAGttgaattttatgaaacaaGTGGTGAAGAGAACCAACTACAAGAGACTGGAAGCGAATCGTCAAATTTCAGTTCCAAGCGTGCCAGTCGCAAAGACCAGAGTATGACAATGTTTCAGAGGTCATTAATTAACAGTATGGAGAAATCTTCACAAGATGATAGTGATTCAGATAAACAGTTTTTGCTGTCGTTACTTCCACAGATGAAAAAAATGTCTGAAGCACAAAATTTTGACTTCCGTTTAGATATTAtgaatttggtaaaaaaatatagatttgcTACAACAAGTACAGTGCAACAATGTAACATCCAGTCCGATCAAGGTAATTACGAACAAGGTCGTCTGTCATTGCCGCAGACTTCTCAGTTTGAACACACCGGTTACTATACAACTGACTACTATACGGACTCACCACAATCAGCGACCTCGCAGGTTTCAATTGAAGAAGATATTGAAGCATTAATGCAGAGTTAA